TTTTTAAGGGGGCTCGGGAGTCGATTCGGTGGCAGCCACTTCGGGAGCAGCTATATCGAGAACAACTATTTCAGGAGCGACCGCCTTAGTATCGGCGGCCGGTTGAGAAGATGAAAAGGCAGCCTGCTAAGGGACTGACTTGGAATTTTTGGCCATTACTATCTGAGAAAGTTTGAAGATTTAAAGAAAAAGTATGGAGGTTTGAAGGAACAAGTTTGAAGGCTGAAGAATAGAGTATGAAGATTCGAAGGAAATCTGGGTAAGAACCGAAGAACAACTATGAGAATTTGAAGATCGAGGATAAAGATATGAAGGTTTGAGGGAAGTTGGTGATAACTAGAGAGTTTAAAGGTAGAAGATTGATCGGAAAGTGGAAAAAGAGCAGGGGATAAAAGCTTTTATAGGGAAAGTACGCGACGCTTCGCATTCGGAGGCAACCAACCGATGGTTGACACGTGTCCGAAATCAGAGCAACGCAGCTGGTGGGACATTTCGACTTCTTCGTCGTTTTGATTGTAACAAGTAAGGAACCGAAGAACATCTATCATTTCTCATCGTTTCAGCAAATCTACTCTTTGAGAAACGAatggactatctgtatacgggtaaaacatGGGCTAATGACCACCACGATTTCCCGGTAGGGGCAAACGAAGCTAGGAGCATCTTGTATCTAGGCCCGAACAAAATAACTGCCCTCGAAGCCATCGAGACCACGCCCCACAGATCCGGTTCGAGTTCCAAGACCTCGGAAAGCATTACCAAACGTCCGCGCACGATTAACaaagggccgtgatatccgtTCCCAATCGGATATCGCGGCGTGAATCTCGGCCCGTATCGGCAGCATATCAGTGATTAgcgaaaaaaaagatttttacctttcttagaattgtacttagggtaaaactcccgtACTATATAAAGTGGAAGTTTATTATTCAATaaacacattgtaacatgcatatcaaggcaatatacattTATTTTCTCTACTCCTAAAAGTCATTCAAAGTTCTTAATTTTGCTTACAGTTTTTCATAAGTGTTTGGCTCCTAACCGAAGGGACGCTAGTTGTTAAGCTCATAACCGAGCCCGGACTCAATACTACTACTGGTTTGGCTGTTTATTCTATCTTTAATTTGCTCATTCAAAATTattaatcacttgtattgaattagtccacatatccttaaaatcgcgtataaatttaattgttattcatttttaagggtaaacaaactTGGAATATAATTTATTTCTAGTAACAATACTGAAAAGTGTGGATGAGTTGGGTCAGTGCCGAAATAGAACAAGTCCATTTAGAGACGGATCTAGAATCAAAAGTTGATgagtttaaactttaaaatactTAGCATAAACTTATACTAgtacttttaaaattatgagttcaaaatataatatttattaaaattttagaggttctttatcatatatttatttttcatattaaaaattTTGAGTTCAGATAAACCCATAGTTTATGAACTCCATCCAGCAAGCTCAGTTGGTTGTGTCAATTCCAGCTCAATAAAAGTTACAGAAATGGTGGTATGTTGGTGATGATAGTGGCCTTGGTGGTAGAAGGGGAGGGGTTGCTAGTGATAGACGAAGTGAAAATGGGGTAAAATTGGTTGGGGCTGATTAGATGGCATATCACGTGCTGTCCTTGTAACTAAATTATAGTGTTATATGGGATTGGATATCCACCTTAAACAGTTTTAATGGAAACGGTGTAAATTTAATTGAATTGTTAGAGAAACCAATATTTTCGTTTAAGGAAATAAGGTCAAGTTTAGTGGGAAGGATCGAAAAGAAACGGAAATAAATATGAGCGAGGGTGTTATTAGTTAATTATGCTCCATCCTTCTTAATTTATATGACTAATTCTATTTGAAACGTCCCAGAGTATCACAATCGCACTAATAAtgttatatttatataattttccaCTTTACGAGGGTGCTCTTTGATGTTTCCAGTATTTTACTTTACATTTGTATTGATTTGTAGATATATACGTATAttgtttcctttttttatttccttttttttgggGGTTGGGGGGAGGGTTATTGTTTCCTTTTTACGCTATAGTAGTAGATTAATTGGTTTGACCAGTTTTGATCTTATTAAGAGCCAATTTTGCCAAGttgcaaaaaaatatttattttgagaagtgctttttgaAAAAATACTTTTGCAAAGTAGTAGTTTGTATTTGGCCAATTCATTTGAATAGTGCTTTTTGTAAACAAATTGTGTTTGACCAAtctttccaaaaaataattttgagtATCAAATTACAAAAAAAGACAGTAAAGATTCGGCTCGTAATTAGTATTATTTAAAAAGAGATAataaattcaaatatttattataaaggaattcaactaaaatataaaatataaagtgacgatataaattaaaaaaattagttaatataaaatgtaattattcCAAAGCAATAATATTGGGTACATGATATTACTTATTATTTacatgataatttaaatatatcaaaatacatcattcaatataaattaaaaatctacTCTTTTAAATCACTATATAAAAGAAGAGATCTATTTATAATAGAGAGAATattccaaaaaggaaataggagaaagagaaaaaaaattatggaaataaaaaagagaagaaaggtatggtaggaaaaaaaaggaaaataaaaaattgaaattaataaggtataatttaaaaaatataaatttattgcaAGGATATTTTTATCTTGAACaaattaattttctgcttatgcTTCTTGGAATAAGCTAGAATTCGTAGCTTCTCCCTAAAAGTACTTTACCTTcaagaaacttggccaaacagactCTAAATTAGGAAAAGTATTTTCATTTATGCGGCACATACATATAATCATCACAAGTAACTATCATTAAGAAATGATagtttatttaataaaatttcgccgttataagaaaaaaaatatcattaagaaattaagaagaaaaaaaatattattattgtaaaGCAACCATAAAAATGTTACATATTTCCTTGAAATCTAAATACATTATTAACCTCAAAATAGAGACATTTGAAGAAAGCATTTGATGGAAATTTCTGCAGGTTGATAGGCTAATAAGTGGGTGCACCAACTCTTTCTACAGGGTTGAATTAGTTTTGCCCCATAATGTGACCTTCATGCTTAATCAAAACCTAATCTGCCAAACTTAAACCAccctctctctcttcttcttttcctatAAAACTAAAGCCTCAACTCTCAATTTTTTCAGAAACATAAACTACTTGTATCTACTCTTACACTAGAAAGAGTTCTtactaaaggaaaagaaaaaaacaatgcAGGGCTTCAACATGAGCATTGCCAACCCTTTGCGCTCTTTGTTAATCTATGGCATTTTGCTTCTTTTTGCAAATGCTGTGTCTTTAGCAAAAGCAAAAATCCACAACCACGATTTTGTTGTATGTTATCCAAATGTTCCCCTCTTTTCTCATTTTGCTAACATttagaaaatttaaaactatagGAGCTAGACTGATCTCTGTTTTTGTGTTGGAACAGATTCAAGCAACGCCAGTAAAGAGGCTGTGCAATACGCGCAGCACCATAACAGTGAATGGACAATTTCCCGGACCAACTTTGGAAGTGAACAATGGAGATACTCTAGTTGTCAAAGTTGTCAATAGAGCTCAGTATAATGTCACCATTCATTGGTAAGTATTTCATGCATGCAGAATGCAAAGGACTtcagtgtatataacttaaatcctccCTTTTCGTATTTTTGTTTTTCACaattgttttttcttttgcaTCTGAAAATTAGGCATGGGGTGAGGCAAATGAGAACAGCATGGGCAGATGGACCAGAATTTATCACTCAATGTCCAATAAGACCAGGAGGGAGTTACACTTATCGGTTTACAATTCAAGGACAGGAAGGCACACTTTGGTGGCACGCCCACAGCTCATGGCTCAGGGCCACTGTTTATGGAGCCTTAGTTATCCACCCTAAAGAAGGAACTTCCTACCCTTTTCCTAAGCCCAAAAGAGAAACACCTATTCTTCTTGGTACTACTATTTCCTTCACCCTacatatttttgtaaattttatgtttaatttaCAAGCATTCTTGAAATAATAATGATTTGGACATGGTGATTAGGTGAGTGGTGGGATGCAAACCCCATTGATGTTATTAGACAAGCCACACGAACAGGAGCAGCGCCTAATGTATCTGATGCTTACACTATCAATGGTCAACCAGGTGATCTTTACAAGTGTTCTAGTCAAGGTGAGTGTTTACATAAAAAATGTAAAGACGACAAATTTTAGACTGtcagtatatataacttaaatcctaaTGCAGATACTATGATAGTCCATGTGGATTCTGGTGAAACGAACCTCCTTCGTGTCATCAACGCTGGACTCAACCAACAACTTTTCTTCACAGTAGCCAACCACAAGTTTACTGTTGTTGGAGCAGATGCATCTTATGTTAAACCTTTCACCACATCAGTCATTATGCTAGGACCAGGCCAAACTACTGATGTCCTCATCACAGCAAACCAACCACCAGCCCGATATTACATGGCTGCGCGCGCCTATGCAAGTGCTCAAGGTGCACCCTTTGACAATACCACCACCACAGCCATACTAGAATACAAAGCTGCTCCTTGCCCTGCCAAAGGTGTCAAAATCAATCCAGTTCTCCCATCTCTGCCCGCATTTAATGACACTGCTTCTGCCACTACCTTCACATCCAGTTTCAGGAGCGCAAGAAAAGTTGAAGTCCCAACTGAAATCGACGAAAATCTGTTCTTCACAGTTGGATTAGGACTCAACAATTGCCCTGCAGGGGCAAGCTCCAGCAGCTGTCAAGGTCCAAATGGAACGCGATTCACTGCTAGTATGAACAACGTGTCATTTGTACTACCATCTAATTTCTCCCTACTTCAGGCTCATCACCAGGGGATACCTGGAGTTTTCTCAACTGATTTTCCAGCAGTTCCACCAGTTAAATTCGATTACACAGGGAACGTGAGCAGGTCACTCTGGCAACCTATTTCAGCAACTAAATTATACAAGTTAAGATATGGTGCGAGAGTGCAAATTGTGTTACAGGGAACTAGTATATTCACAGCTGAAAATCACCCAATTCATCTTCACGGTTATGATTTTTACATTCTTGCTGAGGGATTTGGGAATTTCAATCCACAAACTGATACTGCTAAATTCAACCTTGTCGATCCACCTCTTCGTAATACTGCAAGTGTACCAGTTAATGGATGGTCCGTCATTAGATTCGTCGCTGATAATCCAGGTAAGAAGATAAAAAATGTTGAATTTTTTTGTATAACATGTCATTTATTCAAACTATTGGACTTAACAATTTTGGTTAACAGGAGTTTGGATAATGCATTGTCACTtggatgtgcatattacttgggGTTTGGCCATGGCTTTCCTCGTCGAAAATGGAGTTACTGAATTGGAAGCATTGGAGGAACCTCCAGTTGATCTTCCTGTCTGTTAACAGCACCATAGAACAAAATTCACAACATACAAAATTCACTTTTAATATTTTAGTCCTTGTCAAATTGATGTTCCCCTAATTTGGGGtagttctttttatttttattttttaattaagtaCTAGTTTCTTTTTTGATACTCCTATATGATTTGTGTCAAGATGGTGCCAACACTTGCAAGTGATGAATACAACAGTTGTATTCTTTCACGTGCAATTAATAGAGATGAATTAATTTGATTTCTGAATTTACTTCCCATTCTGTTAAGCAACTTGGCATGTTCGCTGCCTGCTAAATGAACGCTATTTCCAAATTATACAGCAAAATAACAAGAAAATTGCAATATTTGCAAACCGAGAAAGAATATGTAAATCCTTACAAGAGAATTGAATAGTTCTAAACTGCAAGAATTGCTTAGCGCTCTGCCTCTCCTGAAACCAAACACTAAAGTAAAGATAACAAACTGGTCTGGAAAAAAAAGCACCACAACGAGGTAGTAACAGTAAGGAAAATTTACCTAGCTATGCGATTATGGGAGCCTAATTGCTGCTATTAGGGGTTGAGATCCCCTCCAGTAAacttttgtccagtttttctcaATAGGGCTTTAGATGATTGCCACATGTACTAAGAAATTTAAATGGTGCTGATTTATTTAACTTACTCAATGACTAACTAGGGTATAAACGTGGGTTAACTAGACAACATCCCTGTCATCGTTACCATTGCATGTCCCCCGGCTTCGTCCTTTCATTCCCGTTATTAAGAAGCTAGTATCATATCTTAGCAAAGTTGCTAAAACTAAAATGACACACCCAGTAGTTCTCCCTCTGTCCTAAACTTAGAGAAATGAATTACTAAATTGTAAGTAATTAATATCTTTCTACCTATAATATAAATTCACAAGTGCAAGTGGCAAATCAGAATTCTGCAACTAATTAATTTATTCAACGACGAGTATTCGGTAAGTATGGTTTGTTCTCTGTTGTGACCATAGCTGGAAGTATATATAGTGAGTGAAAGCCATTGAAAACGCAATAAATTGATTCTAGAGTGACTATATGATGATACAAGTTGATATCCGATACCTTAGAGATTAGGTTATAAGCACGGTGTATAAACCCATTTCTTATTAGTATATTCTTATGCGATAGTGAGTTTAATTTGATGCGTACCCGTAATGGAATGAAAAGAAGAAGCTGGGGACATACAACGGTAATGATGCAAGGGATGGTAGGTCTTATACCCTAGTTAGTTCTTGAGTAAGTTGAATTAATCAACACCATGAAAATTTCTTAGTACACGTGGCAACCATCTAAAGCCCTATTGAGAAATACTGGACAAAAGTTTACTGGAGGGGATCTCAACCCTGCTATTAGGGACATTTACACCTAATTACCTAATATATCAAGATTTTTAAAAACATAGCAACTTAAGGGTTTATTGTCTCCTTGATTTTATACTCCAATGTTCTCCATTTTATTTTCCCCTCTAGCTCTTTCTCACGCCTCTTCCAAATAAAAAATTGTCAACTAGCggtatataatttatttaataatcGTGTTGGGTTATAGCAACTCTTTACTATCGATTTGCTCATACAAATTATCACTCACCATTTGTCGCAACAGATTATAAAATTATTAACTAAAATTAAGCCGCACAAGAAAACAAGGCTAAACTTCAACAAAGTAATATATGAGTCAATATGAATCATATAGCTCTAGGCTCTAGCCCATGAAGCAAAATAACCAAATGAAGAAATGAATATCTGTGCGGAGGACGTCCTCTGGAACGGGTAAAATACGCAAATAGCCCTCAAAGTGGATGGTCTTGAATTTTTGTCATCGCTTGTCTCATGGGTAGAACTTCAACTTTAACAAGTTTTGCCCCTCCTGTTGGATAATAAAGGCCCAATTCTCTTATTACTAGATCAATAAGTCTGAAGTATTTATTATTGAGCTGTATAGTTGTATAGTCCAATTTTGTATTAGTATGTAGCCCATTGGTAATTAGTAAAGACCCGGCCCAACGACTTTGTATATAAAAGAAAGATATTCACATCTGGAAGCTTCGGATGCTCATTTTCATTTGAATACAGAAAtatcttctctctttctctctcatttCCTCGATACTCAAATTCTCGATTGTTTGATTTTCCATGAGttttacatggtatcagagcggttcgTCTAGGTAATTCGATGAGGATTCTTCAAATTCATGGGCATCTCATTGTTCTCCATCAGAGATGAAGAGAGTGAGGTTTTCAGTTTGCCGGAATTTTGACGATTTTCTAGTTTCTACCGGTGATTTCTTCCCTTTTCTCTTAGATTTCCATTGTATTGTGTTTTTGCCTTATTCTACTGTTTGAATTTGGTTGTTGAATCCCTTTATTTTGTCACAATCACAACAAAAATCTAATTTTGAGTAAACCCTAGGATCATATTTTGCTATGGGTTCTGAGAAGTCTTCTTCTACTAGTTCTGATCTTCCTAGTTGTGATGATTCGTCTGGTAACATAATTGATCATAATCATCCCCTATATATTCATCTCTCAGATAATTTGGGACTTTCACTAGTAAGCAATATCTTTGATGGGACATGGTATAGTGACTGGCGACGAAGCATGTTAATTGCTCTTTCTGTGAAGAACAAATTGTGTTTCATTCAACCAGATTATAAGAAGCCACCTCCAAACTCACCTCATTCTCATCAGTGGGATATGTGTAACAACATGGTGATTTCCTGGATTCATAATCTCCTAACCCCCGTAATTCGAAAAGTGTTCTATACTGTCAACTCGCTAAAGATATCTGGATAGAGtttgaagataggtatggacatccTAGTGGGATTAGGATTTATCAAGTTAAGAGGGAACTTTCTTTAATATCTCAGGGCAACATGAATATTCCTAAGTATAATGCGAG
This DNA window, taken from Nicotiana tabacum cultivar K326 chromosome 4, ASM71507v2, whole genome shotgun sequence, encodes the following:
- the LOC107783942 gene encoding laccase-12-like, which encodes MQGFNMSIANPLRSLLIYGILLLFANAVSLAKAKIHNHDFVIQATPVKRLCNTRSTITVNGQFPGPTLEVNNGDTLVVKVVNRAQYNVTIHWHGVRQMRTAWADGPEFITQCPIRPGGSYTYRFTIQGQEGTLWWHAHSSWLRATVYGALVIHPKEGTSYPFPKPKRETPILLGEWWDANPIDVIRQATRTGAAPNVSDAYTINGQPGDLYKCSSQDTMIVHVDSGETNLLRVINAGLNQQLFFTVANHKFTVVGADASYVKPFTTSVIMLGPGQTTDVLITANQPPARYYMAARAYASAQGAPFDNTTTTAILEYKAAPCPAKGVKINPVLPSLPAFNDTASATTFTSSFRSARKVEVPTEIDENLFFTVGLGLNNCPAGASSSSCQGPNGTRFTASMNNVSFVLPSNFSLLQAHHQGIPGVFSTDFPAVPPVKFDYTGNVSRSLWQPISATKLYKLRYGARVQIVLQGTSIFTAENHPIHLHGYDFYILAEGFGNFNPQTDTAKFNLVDPPLRNTASVPVNGWSVIRFVADNPGVWIMHCHLDVHITWGLAMAFLVENGVTELEALEEPPVDLPVC
- the LOC142180015 gene encoding uncharacterized protein LOC142180015, producing MGSEKSSSTSSDLPSCDDSSGNIIDHNHPLYIHLSDNLGLSLVSNIFDGTWYSDWRRSMLIALSVKNKLCFIQPDYKKPPPNSPHSHQWDMYIWIEFEDRYGHPSGIRIYQVKRELSLISQGNMNIPKYNARKKSVWDELSTLTVHSDFHCTCGGGRLDIQKHEEDQKLYHFLMGLNESYANARSNLLMMNHFPNINKAYFLLVTDERQREIQPPPYQFISTQLLSQWVLKDLFLPKQVLIPGDPM